The DNA window GCGTCGCGCCGGTAGCCGTTGCGGGCACACGAGCAGCAACACGGGACGCAACACGATGCCGCCCAGGGCGCTGAGGAGTTGTCCGCGAAAGGCGAGCAGGGCCAGGCCGTACATGGCCGCCAGAGCCACCGACACGCACTGGATTTCCAGACCGTGCTGGATACCGACGCTGGCACCTAGTGCCGCAACGAGCTTCGCGTCACCCCCTCCCATCGCACCAGGCCTAAAAGACACTAGGGGCACGAAGCCGCAAAGCGCAGC is part of the Pseudomonadota bacterium genome and encodes:
- a CDS encoding prepilin peptidase, with the translated sequence AALCGFVPLVSFRPGAMGGGDAKLVAALGASVGIQHGLEIQCVSVALAAMYGLALLAFRGQLLSALGGIVLRPVLLLVCPQRLPARRAVAPLSLRLGVPILVATVLVLAAHGSVPDHIL